One Vallicoccus soli genomic window, CAGGTCGCCCGGGTCCTCCGAGAGGCAGGCGGGCACGTCGACCGTGGGCTTCGGCGTGTCGCGCAGCACGACCACCCGCGAGGCGACGTCGTCGAGCGCGTCGAACATCTCCTCGGACCCCTCGACCCAGGCCGCGTGGCGCTCCTCGGGGGCGATGTCCTCGTACGAGGCGTCGACCGCGTTGGGGAAGTGCCCGCCGACCCGGCCGACGGCGACGAGGTCGAGGCGGGGCAGCCCCGCCATGCGCTCCAGCACGTGCGCCCGCCACTCCTCGCACTGGGTGTAGGGCACCCGCCCGCGCTGGAGCTGGTGGACCCCGTGCGGCGCGCAGCCGGCCTTGCCCCAGAACCACAGGGTCCAGCCGCGCTCCCGCGCGAGCTGCTCGAAGGCGGGGAACCACTGCTCGGCGTGCGAGTCGCCCCACAGCGCGACGACCCGCGAGCCGTCCTCCGCGCCGAAGCGGCACTCGGTGCCGGCGGTGGTCGTCGGGTAGTCCACGTGGCAGCCGTCGGTGCCCTCCGGCCGGTCGGCGCGGGCCTCCTCCGGGCTCAGGGTGGTGCTCGTCGCGTCGGGTCCGGTGAGGACGGCCGAGCCGACGGCGGGCGTACCGCCCGGGACGGCGCCGCCCGGCTCCAGCGGCAGGACCGCGGCCGAGGCGAGCGGCGGGCCGCTCTCGGTGCCCCGGGGCGCGGTGCCGCCGGTGCCGACGACGCCCGCGCCGAGCGAGGCGACGACGGCGACGGCGGTCAGGCCGGCGCCGAGGGCCAGCGAGCGCCCGTCGCGCAGGGCCAGGCCCCGCGCGTGCCGCACCGGCTCCTCGACGAGCCGGTGGGTCAGGGCGGCCAGGCCGAACGAGACGACGACCGCCGCCAGCGTGGCGAGGGTGCTGCCCCGGGCCGCTCCGCCGGCGCCGCCGACGAGGGCGTCGCCGCCCGCCGTGCCGCCGCTGAGCGCCCCGGCGAGGACGAGGCACGGCCAGTGCCAGAGGTACCAGCCGTAGGAGATCCGCCCGACGTAGCGCAGGGCCCGGTTGTCGAGCAGGCGGGGTACGCCGGCGGAGGTCCCGACGGCGGCGGTGCCGCCGGCGAGGACGACGAGCGCGGTGCCGAGCACCGGCACGGCCGCGGCGGCCCCGGGGAAGACGGTGGTGCTGTCGTACGCCAGGGCGGCGACGACGACGGCGAGCAGGCCGGCCCAGCCGGCGGCGAGGGCGGCGGGGCGCGGCACCCGCGCCACGAGCGGCGCGGCGAGCGCCAGCGCGGCGCCGACGGCGAGCTCCCAGGCCCGGGTGTGCAGGCCGTAGTAGGCGACGGGCCCGGCGGTGCGGGTGGTCAGCGCGGACACGGCGAAGGACAGGCCGCCGACCACGGCGAGCAGCAGGGCGACGCGGGTGACCGCGACCCGCGGGCTGCGCCGCGCCAGGCCGGCGCCCGCCACGAGGAGGAGCAGCAGCGGCCAGGCGACGTAGAACTGCTCCTCCACCGCGAGCGACCAGTAGTGCAGCACCGGGCTCTTGTCGGTGTCGGCCATGTACTCGGTCGACTCGGCCGCGAACTGCCAGTTGGCGACGTAGAGCGCCGCCGCCCGCACGTCGCCCGCCAGTCCGCCGTGGTCCAGCGGCGGCAGGACGAGGTACGACACCACGGCCGTGACCACGAGGACGAGCGTGGACATCGGCAGCAGCCGGCGGGCGCGGCGCGCCCAGAAGCGGCGCAGCGAGACGGTGCCGGTGGTCCGCAGCTCGTGCAGCAGCAGGCCGGTGATGAGGAAGCCGGACAGCACGAAGAAGACGTCGACGCCGACGTACCCCCCGGCCAGGGCGCCGACCCCCGCGTGGAAGGCGACGACGAGGCCGACCGCCACCGCGCGCAGGCCCTCGATGTCCCCCCGGTGCCTCCCCCCGGACGTCGCCCCGGCCCGTGCCCCGCGCCGCGCGTCGGCGGCGGCGAGGTCGACGGCGGGGGCGGCGGTGCCGCTCAGGACGCGCTCCGCTCGACCGTGCGCGGGGTGCTGCGGGGGCCGGCGGGCGGCGGCAGGTGGATCGGTGTCACGCCACCCATGGTCGCAGCCCGCGACGGGTGCGGCGCGTCACCGCGCCCGGCCGGTCAGGTCCGCGCACCCCTCCTCACCGGGCAGGAGCGGGCGCAGGACGACGGACCACTCCGCGCCGCCGGAGGTCCAGGGGGTTAGCGCGTCGGCGTCCGCGGCCGCGTCGAGCACCGCGTCGGCCTGCGCCCCCCGGGCGACGACGCAGCCGCCCTCGACCCCCTCGCCGAGGGGCTCGCCCGGCAGGGCGGGGCCGGGCCACGGCACGGGGGTCCGCGCACCGACCGCGGGGTCGGCCGGGCCGGGCGGCACGGGGGCGACGAGGGCGGCGACCGCCGCGGGCTCGTACGGCGAGGTCGCGGCGCCCTGCACGGCCGCGGCGGCCTCCTCCACGGCCGCCGCGAGGCGCGCCCGGGCGTCCTGCTGCTCCGCGGTGAGCGCGGGGTCGGGGGCGACGGCCTCGGCGAGGGCGTACGCCTCGAGGACGTGCTCCCGGCCCTCGTGCCGGAGGGTGACCCGCGTCGTCGTCGCGTCGGCCACCGGCGGCTCGCCGAGGTCCGGGTCCCCGCCGACCCCGGCGTCGAGGAGCGCCTGCACCAGCCGGTCGACCTGCTCCGCCGGGAGCGTCCCCGTGGCCACCGGCCGCAGCGCGGGGCCCGGGTAGACGGCGGGGACCGCAGCGGAGGTGTGCGCCGTGCCGTCGGCCTCCACGACGAGGAGGGGCAGCCGTGCGGCCAGCTCCTGCGGGCTCGTGAACCCGCCCGTGGCGTCGACGCGCAGGACGGGGCCCGGTGCAGGCTCCTCGCCAGCGCCCGGGGAGGCCCCGGACGTCGTCGTGGTGCTCCCGCAGCCCGCGGCCAGGGCCGCGGTGACCAGCAGGCTCGTCGTCAGCGCGCGCGTGCGTCGGGTCCCCATGGGCCTGCGACGCAGCGGCGGGCGGAGCGGTTCCCGCGCCGGTCCGCAGGCGCGTCAGACCACGTACGCCGCCGGCGCCGGACCGTCCTGCGGCGCCACGTCGGCCGCCGCCGCGGCGAGGTCGGCGACGGCCCGGCGCAGCACGGGCGCCGGGTGGGTGTACGGCAGGCGGAGCCGGTCCTCGAACGCGTGCCCGGCGCCGAAGCGGGGCCCGGCGGCGAGGTGCAGCCCGCGCCGCGCGGCGGCGGCCACGAGCGCGCTCGACGTCGGGGCGGGCAGCCGGCACCAGAGGAACAGGCCCCCGGAGGGCACCGGGACCTCCCAGGAGGGCAGGTGCTCGCCGAGGGCGGCGACGAGCGCGGCGCGTGAGGCGCGCAGGGCCGGGCGGCGCTCGGCGAGCACCGCGTCCAGCCCGTCGAGCAGGTGGCAGGCCGCGAGCTGCTCCACGACGGGGCCGCTGAGCTCGCGCCGGGCGAGGGCCGCGGCGAGCCGGTGCACGAGCGGGGGGTCGGCGCGCAGCCAGCCGACCCGCAGCCCGCCCCACACCGCCTTGCTCAGCGTGCCGACGGACACCGAGCGGCCCGGCGCGAGCGCGGCGGCCAGCGGGGGCGGGGGCTCGCCGTCGAGCGCGAGCTCGGCGAAGGTCTCGTCGACGAGGGCCAGCGTCCCGGCCCCCTGGAGCCCGGCGGCGAGCCGGCGCCGCTGGGCGGCGTCGAGGGTGAGGCCGGTCGGGTTCTGGGCGTCGGGCACGAGGTACGCGAGCGGGGCGCCCGTCGCGCGGGCCGCCGCCGACAGCGCGGCGACCGCGCCGTCCCCGTCGCCGAGCGCGACGGGGACGCGGGCGGGCCGGGCGCCGCCGGCGGCGAGCGCGTCGAGGGCGTTGGGGTAGCCCGGGTCCTCGACGACCACCCGCTGCCCGCGGCGCAGCAGCACGTCGAGGCAGGCGCTCAGGCCGTGCAGCGCGCCCGAGGTGACGAGGACCTGCTCCGGGGTCGTCGGCAGGCCGCGGCGGGCGTACCGCTCGGCGATGCGGGCCCGCAGCCCCGGCAGCCCGCCGGGGTGGTAGCCGTGCCCGGGCAGCAGCCGGGGAAGCTCGTCGAGGGCGGCGGCGTACGCGGCCGGCACCTGCGGCGGCGCGGCCGGCGCGGCGTGCGCGAGGTCGAGGACGCCCTCGCCGACCGGGCCCGGGACCCAGCCCGCCCGCACCGGGCCGGCGGGCAGCGCCGTCCAGGTGCCGGCGCCCTGGCGGGCGAGCGCCCAGCCGTCGTCGCGCAGGCGGCGGTAGGCCGAGGTCACGGTGTCGCGGCTGAGCCCGAGCGCGGGGGCGAGCTCGCGCTCGGCGGGGAGCCGCGCCCCGACGGGCAGCCGGCCGTCGGCCACGAGCAGGCGCAGGCGCGCGGCGAGCGCGGCGTAGCGCGGGCCGCGCTCCGCGCCGAGGTCGCCGACGAGGCCCGCCAGCCGGGCTGCGCCCACCGCGTCCATGCCACTCCCGCCGATTGGCCTGCTGCCGACCCGCCAATGCTGGGCCACGATGGGCGGGTGCCGCAACGCCTGCCCCGCCGCCTCGTCCAGCTCTACGCCGGCCTCGTGCTGTACGGCGCCTCCATGGCGCTGCTCGTGCGCGCCGAGCTCGGCGTCATGCCCTGGGACGTGCTGCACCAGGGCCTCGCCGGGATCCTCGGCTGGTCCCTCGGGACGGTGACGATCGCCGTCGGGGCGCTCGTCCTGCTGCTGTGGGTCCCGCTGCGCGAGCGGCCGGGCCTCGGGACGGTGAGCAACGTGCTCGTCATCGGCCTCGCCGTCGACGCGGTGCTGCGGGTGCTGCCCGAGGTCGACGGGCTCGCCCTGCGGGTCGTGCTCGCCGTCGCGGGGACGCTGCTCAACGCCGTCGCCACGGCGGCGTACATCGGCGTGCGCCTCGGCCCCGGCCCCCGCGACGGGCTCATGACCGGGCTCGTGCGGCGCACCGGCGGCTCGGTGCGGCTCGTCCGGACCTCCATCGAGGTCGCCGTCGTGGCGCTCGGGTGGGTGCTCGGCGGCACGTTCGGCGCGGCCACCGTGCTGTACGCCCTCGCCATCGGCCCGCTCGTGCAGATCGCCCTGCCGCGCTTCGAGGTGGGGCCGGCGCGGGCGCCGCTGCGCCCGCGCCGGCCCGCCCCCGCCTGACGGGGCCCGACGGGTCAGGCCGGGGCCGCCACCCGCTGCTCGAGGAACGCGCGCCACCCGGCCGCCTCCTGCGCCGCCGCGTCGGCATCGGGTCCGTACAGGTAGAGGTAGAGGCTGGCGCCGACCTGGTCGCCCATGCCCTCGACGCCGACGAAGGCCGTGCCGGGTGCGGGTGCGTCGAGGACGAGGAAGTACGTCGCCGACGCGCCGGTGGCGACCCGCTCCTGGACGGTCCCGGCCAGCGCGGGGGCGCCGGGAGCGGCCACCTCGAGGCGGTCGCCGGCGCCGAGGTCGTCCCGCACCCCGAGCGCGGCGCACAGCCGGGAGAAGGCGTCGTCCAGCGGCCCGGGCAGCATGACCGTCGGGATGACCGCTCGCGCCCGCTGCCCCCGGTGGTGGGTGAGGTGCAGGCGCAGGTTGGCCAGGAAGATCCGCCAGCCCTCGCTCATGCCGTGGTAGTCCGCGTCCCAGTCCTCGCCCGGGCCGAAGCCGGTGTTGACCAGGCGCACGACGCACGTCCCGCCGTCGCGGGCCTCGACGAGCCACTCGTACGCGAGCGCCCGCTCGCCCGTCCCCTCGAAGACGACCCGTCGCGGCGGGTCCCACGCCGTCACGGTCCCGGTCTCCTCCCCGAACCCCTCGCCGAAGTCCATGCGCACCCCGCCCCCGGCGCGCTCGTCGACCTCGTGCGGCACGAACCAGGACGAGATGCCCGGCCCGGTCGCCACGGCCTCCCACACCTCCTCGGGCGTGCCGGGCACCTCGACGGACAGGTCGATGGTGCGGCCCCCGCCGGTGCGGTCCCGGTGGTCGCGGTCCTCGTCGTGACGGGCGTCAGTCATGGGCGGTCCCCTCGTCGTGGTGGTGGTCCTGCGGGTCCTGCGGGTCCTGCGGGTCCTGCTGCTCCTGCGGGCGCGGGTGGGCGAGCACGACGACGCGGTACGTCCGCCCGCCCGCCGCGCCCTCGTCGTGGTAGCGGGCGGCCAGGTCGCGCACGGCCCCGGCGAGCTCCGCCGCGAACGCCGAGCGGTCGGCGGCCGAGGCGAAGCGGACGTCCACGTCGA contains:
- a CDS encoding acyltransferase family protein yields the protein MSGTAAPAVDLAAADARRGARAGATSGGRHRGDIEGLRAVAVGLVVAFHAGVGALAGGYVGVDVFFVLSGFLITGLLLHELRTTGTVSLRRFWARRARRLLPMSTLVLVVTAVVSYLVLPPLDHGGLAGDVRAAALYVANWQFAAESTEYMADTDKSPVLHYWSLAVEEQFYVAWPLLLLLVAGAGLARRSPRVAVTRVALLLAVVGGLSFAVSALTTRTAGPVAYYGLHTRAWELAVGAALALAAPLVARVPRPAALAAGWAGLLAVVVAALAYDSTTVFPGAAAAVPVLGTALVVLAGGTAAVGTSAGVPRLLDNRALRYVGRISYGWYLWHWPCLVLAGALSGGTAGGDALVGGAGGAARGSTLATLAAVVVSFGLAALTHRLVEEPVRHARGLALRDGRSLALGAGLTAVAVVASLGAGVVGTGGTAPRGTESGPPLASAAVLPLEPGGAVPGGTPAVGSAVLTGPDATSTTLSPEEARADRPEGTDGCHVDYPTTTAGTECRFGAEDGSRVVALWGDSHAEQWFPAFEQLARERGWTLWFWGKAGCAPHGVHQLQRGRVPYTQCEEWRAHVLERMAGLPRLDLVAVGRVGGHFPNAVDASYEDIAPEERHAAWVEGSEEMFDALDDVASRVVVLRDTPKPTVDVPACLSEDPGDLRGCDFPRDGQVVSDEEIAAAEQEAARAHPSVGSVRLTLDVCPTDPCPAVTRDGVVMYRDDDHLTASFSARLSGALGRELTREAQAG
- a CDS encoding PLP-dependent aminotransferase family protein, with the protein product MDAVGAARLAGLVGDLGAERGPRYAALAARLRLLVADGRLPVGARLPAERELAPALGLSRDTVTSAYRRLRDDGWALARQGAGTWTALPAGPVRAGWVPGPVGEGVLDLAHAAPAAPPQVPAAYAAALDELPRLLPGHGYHPGGLPGLRARIAERYARRGLPTTPEQVLVTSGALHGLSACLDVLLRRGQRVVVEDPGYPNALDALAAGGARPARVPVALGDGDGAVAALSAAARATGAPLAYLVPDAQNPTGLTLDAAQRRRLAAGLQGAGTLALVDETFAELALDGEPPPPLAAALAPGRSVSVGTLSKAVWGGLRVGWLRADPPLVHRLAAALARRELSGPVVEQLAACHLLDGLDAVLAERRPALRASRAALVAALGEHLPSWEVPVPSGGLFLWCRLPAPTSSALVAAAARRGLHLAAGPRFGAGHAFEDRLRLPYTHPAPVLRRAVADLAAAAADVAPQDGPAPAAYVV
- a CDS encoding YczE/YyaS/YitT family protein is translated as MLGHDGRVPQRLPRRLVQLYAGLVLYGASMALLVRAELGVMPWDVLHQGLAGILGWSLGTVTIAVGALVLLLWVPLRERPGLGTVSNVLVIGLAVDAVLRVLPEVDGLALRVVLAVAGTLLNAVATAAYIGVRLGPGPRDGLMTGLVRRTGGSVRLVRTSIEVAVVALGWVLGGTFGAATVLYALAIGPLVQIALPRFEVGPARAPLRPRRPAPA
- a CDS encoding SRPBCC family protein produces the protein MTDARHDEDRDHRDRTGGGRTIDLSVEVPGTPEEVWEAVATGPGISSWFVPHEVDERAGGGVRMDFGEGFGEETGTVTAWDPPRRVVFEGTGERALAYEWLVEARDGGTCVVRLVNTGFGPGEDWDADYHGMSEGWRIFLANLRLHLTHHRGQRARAVIPTVMLPGPLDDAFSRLCAALGVRDDLGAGDRLEVAAPGAPALAGTVQERVATGASATYFLVLDAPAPGTAFVGVEGMGDQVGASLYLYLYGPDADAAAQEAAGWRAFLEQRVAAPA